Within Diospyros lotus cultivar Yz01 chromosome 15, ASM1463336v1, whole genome shotgun sequence, the genomic segment gtcttttgtAGTTATTAATACCAAGGAAATCTGTGTTGTAAATGCTAATTGATGAATGTGGATTTGATTAAGCTTTCCAAATACCATTTTAGCAATTCATATGAGATAGAGCTTACCATAATGTTGTTGAAAGAAGGCTAAATAAAACACTGGATGTGGGGTGTTCTATGCCCTTTTCTTAGGTCTACTCTGTTTCATCTCAGGACTCTCACCTATAACATGGTGGTGGGTGTATCAAAGGGATTTGAGAAGAGACTCCAATTGGTGGGCGTTGGATATCGTGCAATGTTGGAAGGAAAAGACTTGGTTTTAAGTCTAGGTTTCTCTCATCCGGTCAGGATGCAAATCCCAGACGGCTTGCAGGTGAAGGTTGAAGACAATACAAGAATTGCTGTAAGCGGATATGACAAGTCCGCTATTGGCCAATTTGCTGCTTCAATTAGAAAATGGAGGCCTCCAGAACCTTACAAGAAGCACAAGGCGAGTGTCATGACATCAGTGTAGGTAGATAGAATCCTTATTTCTTGACGACTTGTCATCTTATATCTTATTTGTTCTTGTTGATTTAATTGCATATTTTTGCTTTTGGGTGAGAGGCAAggcaaaaatatttttgcttttgatttaaatcatttttgagAAACTTCTGTCTTCATTTTATCATCAGTCTCCAATGTGAAAATTTCATCGATCGTCGTGACACTGTTGATAAATTTAGAAGTAGTGTCATCACTGTCATGTCGTgttgatatattatttgaaaatttaaaatgtataaatacaTATCAAGCttgaatattatatatgttaatgtCATAGCATGTATTTTCCTAATGTAGTATTAAAcataagagaaataaataatgaagatTGTATCACAAATGTCTTATTGTATctcatgacaaaaaaaaattgtattattaGTTCTTTTTAACTCTCATTTATAGCAATCCTTGACTTCAATTTAGTTTATAAACTTTCGCTTATTTCTTTAACAAAAACTTGTGGTGATTTAGGTGCAAGCTAAGCTCATATTCATCATAAAGCTTCTCTTCATGCCTCTACTCCTCTTAACAATTATGCAttgaatacattttttaaataaatcattatttttattttttaaattaaagtaaattaaataaatcatttaatAGATAGAGGCCAGGAGGAATTGACCCCTTTATTAATCTTTTCAGAACATTTTGactctttttattggttttttcTTGTGAAAATCATTTTGATTTCATATAAGTCTCTTTAAACTTAATGAGaaataatattatgataaatagtgataaaatttttgtatataccctaaaaagaaattatactcttcatcaaaaattacaaattgattttcaaGGAGGTCATCTTTCAACCCATTATAGAATCACATAATGCCCATCTAGAAATACATGGCATGAAGAATAATTTGAGAATTATTAACGTACATGTCACAGTAAAGATTAAGTATGATTGGAGCATTTGTCATGACTCTCGAGACTTCTATTAGTCTCATAACACAAACAATAAtatcaaatgaaaaattaagcttgttattgtgtttgtttgtttgtttgtttttttcctaaagaaatggaaaagcaaaaaaataccAAGATGGTCTTTTAATGATGTGTTCATTGCAATAtgtgtttctttttttatacagaattataactattaaaaaaaataaaattatattacatggacTTACGAAAGTTTTGTCactatatgttaaaaaaaataacataaataaatttatcaagcagttttatgttttttttccataaatatattattttatatgataataatCGTTTATAAAACAAATGgataaaataaagtttttacAAGCACATTCGTAGTGATAGCTTTGAAATTATGTGTGATTGGGTCACTTCTCTctaaaaatgtaaataagacTGGCCTGATCCATCTTGTAAATAACTTTCCTTATTTtctcatataatttaattaattaaattaaaacaaggTAATAagccaaataattaaatttgaatggtTAATTAGATGTGACTTTGGTTACATATAACATCAGACAATTATTTCCAACTATATTAAATTTGGTTACCATTAGACAATTATTTTATGAAgggattaattatatattttcagaCAAAATTCTTGATGATGCCTAGTAAATATAAGCAATGCGAGCTGAATTGATCTCTAGTTCAACTTGGTGTTTGGTTGCTCGCTCATTTACTATCTTGGCCTTCTCTGGCCCACAAAAGGAGCTTGCAGCATACAAATGAGAGATTCGGCCTGGCTCTTCTAGCCCATCTATGAGCAATTTGCTTTGGGCCTAAGCCTGATAACTGCTTGCAATTGGTGGGGCGGGCTCAACCCGATGATGCAATGGTTGGTCAGTGTCCCAGATctaaaaatctaattttgattAAGAAGTATTCCAACCTAGAACTATTCATATTTAGATAGATCTTGTAAATTTGGATATGATTTCTATTTATATAGTCTTTAGGAAAAGACGAAAGCATGGTAGCTCTGTGCTCATCGTGTGGCTGAAGATTAATGTGTAGCTATTCATCTCCATATATGTTCATAATGAAAAACTTAGTAAAATAAAGTCTTTTTTAATGTTTGGAAGACTTCTTTTGTTGAGTATCCTATTTAATTGACTTAATTTAGGGgcattaaactaaaataaatttttttaaaggatTCAGTAAAGGttgaaaaaaaaaggttaaaagaATTAGGAAGCCATTGCTCCAACCCCATTTGCATTCTGACCAGAGGAGAGGAGGGGAGGgcattttgagaatttaaaaaaaataaccaaatgttaattatggaaaaaaaagtaatttgtGATTATAAATCTCAATGAAgtacatattaatttttaaaaatacaaaattaattaatataatttaggCAAACTTCATTGTTAATCTATAAAATACACTTTTTATCTTTGCTTAAAAATCTCAGCCGTAACTCACAAAAAGGTAAAATTATCTTTGCAATCtctataaaattattcttttaggTTCTATTTAAATACTATCTATCATTTGTTTAGATACgattaattatgtttaatttttaaattaaatatttgattaattttattttactttcatcatgaatttgtattaatattgttatataaaaaattttagttgtaggataattaatattacttaatacACTTTTAAATCTATTAAGTCTTAtgtgataaatttattaaatttttatatgataattacagttgatatatttttactttattcTATAAGAACACATCTCTGTTTGATCACAATACAGACATTAAACCGTGaatctctcttcttcttttttttatattcaaaatcTTAGTCTATTTTTATGATAATgaaatatcaagaaaattaattttaataataatttttaatttcatcttTGGTAGCCATCAAAAAGTTAGTATtcaatcaatttatataaaaatttaataataaatttattttttaatcatatttttccCATGATGTAAGGATTAAATTTAATACTCGAAGTTGggttaatttgaagaaaaataattttaaaaataaattttaattcaatgaTTGATAGTCCATCTTTGTCATTGCCAACCTGGAAAGTATTGTCCTTTTGTACTACTTTGCAATTATACAAGTCAGGCGGATCATTGCATTCACGTGCATCTTTACTATTGCAAAACGCGTTGAGTAGCTTTCTCATTGTCCTTTGCACAGCCAAAATTAACTCTGGAGTCGATTGCAGCGTTGGATTCGAGGAGAGGGAAAAGCAAGCgatgagatgagagagagaaagagcagaACAAGCAAACTACGTGAGGAAAGAAAGTAATGAAACAAAGCAAAACAGACAAACCACGTGAGGAGAGGTAAGTACctgaggagagagaaaaacatGCAACGGGACAGAAGGCAAAAGTGCAGAACAGCAAGCCACGCGAGGAGAGAGGCAAAGGAAGCCAAACTCACCCATAGAGGGGTTGAAAAGACAATTACTTTCATTACACCAataatgaattataaaaaaataattttaataataattcttgATTCAATCATCGATAGCCCatttttgtaattgtaattatCAACGCGAAAAGTTACATTTTTATTGTCCTTTCGCGCAGCGGAAGTCAAGCTTTCGAATTTCAGGCCTTGTCCCCCTTTGCAATTACAAGTCAGGCCCATTATTGCATTCACGCGCATCTTTACTATTGCAAAACGCGGGAAGGTAGCTTTGCCAGTCTGCCAAAGTTATAATatcatatcaaatcaaatcagagGAGTTCATTATAGCGttgaacacgaggagaggggaAGGcatgagaagagagagagagggaagaaaAAACAACCCACGTGATGAGAGGTGTATGCAtttgaggagagagaaaagtaAGCAATGAgagtaataattttaaataataaaaatataacaattatttaaaattgaaataaaattaaaattaattaatactgtAGCCAAACGAAAAGTTCATtgcaaaatttaaaagataaaaaggaaaataaattctagttcatatttGGAAATTTACGCTAAATTAAGCATATAAATACATTgacaaacaataataatatactaaatcttattctttctcaaaaagataaatatatagacatatgcataatattttattttactttctgTATTTCCACTGCTCTAAATTCCAAACATATGTAGTCATTAAAAGAAAGTACATATTTCATGCATTTGAAACAAAGTCTTGTATCATCGTCACATGTTAATCAAGAGTTAGTTTTAGGGCGTAATTGAGATTTGAGAGTAGGAGCGTAATTGAAAGTCTTGTATCATTCCAAGCGTTAGTTTTACTTTAGCCCCCACACTCCATGGTGCAAAAATAAAGTTTTTGGAAGTCCTTGTAAGTGGTGCGAGTTCGAACTCATGCGGAGGCAGAAATCTTGAGAGTGGATGACTGCTTTGGAAGAGTTTAAGTTGCAACCCATTTGGTTTTTCTTGAAGGGGAAGTTCGCTCTCTTTTAAGAGTGGTCGGGTGAACGTCAAACACCCGAgttatcaaagaaaaagaagttagttttacctttttttaattattttataattataatttaactctCATTAtagttaataatattatttattatgatagtgtttgttaattaagatataggttaaaaaaataaaatataagaaagattttaaataaaaatattttttattatgtttataaaatttatttgacaacttattaaaaagaaattacataacttcttatttagaattatttagataaatttattattttcatctagataaatttatatggaaccaaaaaaaaaataactcatatatctcctaatatatttttaaaaaattatcaaataatttaatataaattttaaaatactttttaactttattttaattattttatattttaattcaaaaaatattttaaccatATCCATCTTAACAAGCatagcatttatatatatatatatatatatatacatgcctaTAACTGTTAATAAACACTTAAAAAGTGTATATAATGAATCCATTTTGGCAATTAAGTGgctaataatgaaaataatacaTTCTTTTAcggatttataaatttatttaattcttttaattttgaaaattaagtttaaaatagatcaattaagtgtaattttattcaatatataaagataatttagATGGATTATTAGTTGACTAGACATACTaagtattatataataataatatttataaattaaattattatttttttaattttaatttttatatatataattttttataaatattattattatataacatttaaaatactaaattagTCTAAAcacaatttttcattttacatGTCTAGGAAAGGTCGTGGGGAGAGAAAAGCAAGCAAATGAGATATAAAACAGAACAGTCAAGCATGAGGTGAGGTAAGGGGGAATCATATGTTTACGCTTTACGAGGCATGCAGGAAGGACGGGGAGAGAGTCGGATCCCCTGCTTGCTGTGGTGGATCTGAGATCCAAAAGCtttggttggttggttgaaGAACACTCCAcgtaaagttttaatttttgttggtaatttttcattaaatattttatatatttacctttttagagaattttgtattaattaatctACCCGCCAATTGTGTGTGGTATGGtgtgtgatttttttatttaaacaaaattaaaaaaaaaataaactatgtATTGATGACATCTAAAAACTAACCCGTTCGTTTGACTTTgcttaattttttgtattttgtaaagACTTTCTCTAACTCGAATTAAAAAGCTTTTGCAAACTCATAAGTAAACCAGTTAAAATTGAGACTCGTGCTTTAATCAATATTATCATTCAAATCTAGCAATTTAACTCGAatctaaataaatttgagataaaCACATTCTCCtaactcttaaaaaaattattcttctaACTCTTAAGAAAGTGATATATTAAGCTCATCTTAATTCAATCATTGATAGCCCATCTTTGTCATCGCCAACCTGAAAAGTTGCATTTCTGATTGTCCTTTGTACTACTTTGCAATTATACAAGTCAGGCGCATCATTGCATTCACGTGAAGACAATCCTTTGCACAGCCAAAGTTATAATAACAAATCAAATCACTTCAAAATCAAATCGTATGAGTCAATTGTAGCGTTGGATACGAGGCGAGGAGAAGGCAATCCATATGatgagagcaagagaaagggagagagagatgtgtCACGACCCGACCCAAAATCTGATGTTGTGAATTCTTAGGCCTAGTAGTCCCATAATAGACTAGTAAACCTTTTCTTTAATTcgatttaaataaaatgatactactgacaagatatagaacatgaataaaatatcaattcaccttctaacataatatctcaatattctatATACAGCAactgtacaaaataagaatatccaTTACACTgttgtcataaatacatatctATTCCCATACCTCGGGCCCTTAGCACAATTATATgccaataaaaataaaaaacaaaacatcgAACTCTACAACacgtgtatgtctccacagagcatcctataataTATCCGAAATCAAAAGAAGGAAtgatatcataccagaagatctgctggaccaataatcaaaaggagaattccctgaaaatatttttaataaaacgaggtAAGTCTTGTGAACTCGCGAGTATAAGATATGTCATGCCCAttaggagagtatacaatatAAATGCTAAGATGATCATTATgagtacaataacataataacggTATAAACAGCGAAAATAtgaaccataagtttaaatGATTTGAAGTTTCAAAAGataacatagtgtaggaaaaataggtgcctaaagacaacccccataagttgttccctaaccacctaagtcccctatacttttgtatgagaCACATGCACTGATtttgaggacacactagtagaaactggcctaacgcctatatacacatgcacacaagtatatatatcggcacatacatcatcatcacacaatatcatcataaaggcccacgtgatagcagtgctgaaacatactattcatgtctctcatggccttggcatgccaagcctcacagtaccatgatcttttcctgctgtgagtcaccagggaatctactagatagtcctctaataataatgcaaatgataccctaatttatgcataaatcataatcatttatcatttcatgtggtgcctaaaatacaccatatcatttaacatttcatattctcaagacaagaaatcagttagggtatctttcaacttatgtctctcctagtagaatgaaaatatttcatgcaacttagaaacatttaagagtatttttttatgattcgtatataaaaatcatgtacgagttatgcatataaaaatcagtgcaaatttataatatttgtgaatgaaacagtatatacgtgcataatataaggtaaacataacatatctcgtctactcgcctgggaaatgatgactcaagtccgagtctggggagaaaatcgaacaaaatcctgagaatctgagcctacaataaatagaatggggtgtcacatttaggtaacaagaatAACGACGTAATGAAATTATCGAgaatcctaaccattgcctaacaccctgaatcGATTATTTGGTACCTTGACCCGcacaatattcaaatctggcgtcatggaattcgtcgagctaagccatcgaTTACGTCATCATATCTCGCTTTgcttgctacgcgtaagtgtatagtggaactacacacccacttataggctgcaatatcataatatatatatatatatttacccataaactagttttattttaatatagataatatatttttttatctaaattcctcctttatcaaaaatacatacatatatatttataactaaattgataaattttcttaaaaacttaataattaattaataatttaataaattatttaaaaggaataaattacaatattctAGCCTCAAAATAAAAGGAATCTATCATaaatcaggattcgaaataaacccacgtcatcatcataggctagcctagaacgcactcggggtcagttTTACTTggcctcgagtcatctaatagggcttcgtccttaggaCTCTGATCAACgaaatgactcgccaatcatatctccaattctaggagacctaaagagaacccaaattaaacAAACCTCGATATTctgagtaggaccaacctaaccaagtcatcctaggtccacggacaagcgacaagggagaacaagccgagtgggtTAGCctaagggctgccacaactaggtcagtcatgcccaacacattgggccattcTAAAAtccaatcgggccccgccatcctaagctaaaacctaacccgacatgcccaatcccaaaagccctcatttcatttttccttatattttatttattttta encodes:
- the LOC127791689 gene encoding 50S ribosomal protein L6, chloroplastic-like, yielding HVYDPNPINPNPNPLNFVSCRVVSCRVIGSCLKLPALESGVLRVRKAAETRQANQMHGLFGTLTYNMVVGVSKGFEKRLQLVGVGYRAMLEGKDLVLSLGFSHPVRMQIPDGLQVKVEDNTRIAVSGYDKSAIGQFAASIRKWRPPEPYKKHKASVMTSV